The following proteins are encoded in a genomic region of Syngnathoides biaculeatus isolate LvHL_M chromosome 15, ASM1980259v1, whole genome shotgun sequence:
- the inf2 gene encoding inverted formin-2 — translation MAGWIVWSLYKFTSVFKMMPGISEVKKKWAAVRGRLGSSQDSDTQQEANLENADPELCIRLLQVPTVVNYSGLKRRLDGSDQTWMVQFLELSGLDLLLEALERLSGRGCSRIPDALLQLTCVNCVRAVMNSSAGIHFIIDNEGYIRKLSKALDTSNTMVKKQVFDLLAALSMFSTDGHRLALDALDHYKGVKTRHYRFSVIMNELQTTDNVPYMFTLLSVINALIFGCDDLRQRDKMRKEFIGLQVLDILPKLR, via the exons GTGTTTTCAAAATGATGCCAGGGATCTCagaagtgaagaagaagtgggcaGCGGTTCGAGGCCGCCTGGGATCGTCGCAGGACTCAGATACCCAACAGGAAGCCAATTTGGAGAATGCTGATCCGGAGCTCTGTATCAGACTGCTCCAGGTTCCCACTGTGGTTAACTATTCCGGCCTGAAGCGTCGCCTGGACGGAAGCGACCAGACATGGATGGTCCAGTTCCTGGAGCTAAGCGGGCTGGATCTCCTCTTGGAGGCCCTGGAGCGCCTTTCGGGCCGAGGTTGCTCTCGCATCCCAGACGCCCTTCTGCAGCTCACCTGTGTCAACTGCGTCCGGGCTGTCATGAACTCTTCAGCAGGGATCCACTTCATCATTGACAACGAGGGATACATTCGGAAGCTGTCCAAAG CCTTGGACACCTCCAACACCATGGTGAAGAAGCAGGTGTTTGATCTTCTTGCAGCCCTCAGCATGTTTTCTACAGATGGTCATCGCCTTGCTCTGGATGCTCTGGACCACTACAAG GGCGTGAAGACGCGTCACTATCGCTTCAGCGTGATCATGAACGAGTTGCAAACCACAGACAATGTTCCTTACATGTTCACGCTCCTCAGCGTCATCAACGCCCTCATTTTCGGCTGCGATGACCTGAGGCAGAGAGATAAGATGAGGAAAGAGTTTATCG GGCTTCAAGTTCTTGACATTCTACCAAAATTACGGTGA